A stretch of Candidatus Bipolaricaulota bacterium DNA encodes these proteins:
- a CDS encoding efflux RND transporter permease subunit, which yields MEQKEIGKIWKFFVNNHKFTYIIIAGVIILGTVSILQIPQESSPEVEVPYALVMTPYPGASPEDVEELVTDPIEDKIKSLDELDIVTSESSSGLSFIFVQFDIDADVDQKVSALKEAVDEAKTQLPSDASDPSVRKLNFSDTPVLTFSLSGPFPINQLVEYAKSVQGQLESISGVSKVKISGGQDREISVIVDKVKLDGYGLPLSSVTSMIASANSDIPAGSIETSDTKYLVRFAGRLSSVEEISRVPIASIGDTVITVNDLAEVVDGYVEAASVSRLSLDGGQSQSAVSLSVYKVSGGNIVNIERQVMEILDQVKGDILPEGIEFEVTENMAQYVREDLSRLSANGLSTIIIIIVLLLIFLGWQEAILTGLAVPMTFLITFIFLYQFGYTINFLSLFSLILGLGMLVDCSIVVSEGINKYRNRGVPVKEAVYRTIEEFQWPLIAGTLTTVFAFLPMMFVGGIIGKFIESIPFTITVVLIGSFAVSLGFLTTISARVMKNKLPVPEINFLNSKFQKKITLGNLRERLLGPFYRWYQNKIESYMRSKAKRTAFIIVVLIAFVGAVALPVTGLLEVNMFPISDYELIYIDMKMPAGTPLTVTDRQALGVENILYEDNSVKSFLTVIGSQSSAGSFVSVDSNTSNQAYIIVKLKEEREKTSAQIADEYNEKFKSFTKLDITISLMDEGPPAGAPVEIKIIGPKLEVLESLAKEYEKMLNEIPGTKAVSSSVQESPGEFVITIDRLKAQLYGVSTMQIAATLRNAISGTSATVLREGGDDIDVVVKYDLDANGAGDKALDINAIESIDIATLSGGIPISSFTDSGIGYSRPSISHLDGDRIMTVTSDVKESASVQDIYDKITEKQAALVIPEGYIVSQGGETEDIQESFTDLLYAFVIGVVMIGSLLVLQFKSFRKVAFILVTIPLALIGVLPGLFLVNMPLSFPAAIGLVALAGVVVNNAIFLIDKITSNIAVGMSKPDAIADACMTRVRPILLTTITTVCGILPLAMSDSTWGPLGYSIVFGLSFSMVLTLMVVPILYLKFGRDKEDV from the coding sequence ATGGAGCAAAAAGAAATCGGAAAAATTTGGAAATTTTTCGTGAATAATCATAAATTCACTTATATTATTATTGCCGGAGTGATTATTTTAGGCACCGTATCGATTTTGCAAATACCCCAAGAATCCAGCCCCGAGGTGGAAGTGCCTTACGCATTGGTTATGACGCCATATCCCGGCGCCAGCCCGGAAGATGTGGAAGAATTGGTGACGGATCCGATCGAAGATAAAATAAAAAGTTTGGACGAATTGGATATCGTCACTTCGGAATCAAGCAGCGGTTTATCATTTATTTTCGTTCAATTCGATATTGACGCGGATGTGGATCAAAAAGTGTCGGCGCTCAAAGAAGCGGTTGACGAGGCTAAAACGCAATTGCCGAGCGACGCCAGCGATCCTTCCGTCCGCAAATTGAATTTCAGCGACACGCCGGTTTTGACATTTTCTTTGAGCGGACCGTTTCCGATAAATCAATTGGTGGAATACGCGAAAAGCGTCCAAGGGCAATTGGAAAGCATCAGCGGAGTATCCAAAGTTAAAATATCCGGCGGCCAAGACCGGGAAATCTCGGTCATTGTCGACAAAGTCAAGCTCGACGGCTATGGCTTGCCGCTGTCGTCGGTAACTTCCATGATCGCCTCGGCCAATAGCGATATTCCTGCCGGCTCGATCGAAACGTCGGACACCAAATATTTGGTCAGGTTCGCGGGCAGACTGTCTTCGGTGGAAGAAATCAGTCGCGTGCCGATCGCCAGTATCGGCGATACGGTAATCACCGTGAATGACCTGGCCGAAGTCGTTGACGGTTATGTGGAAGCCGCCAGCGTGTCCAGATTGAGTTTGGACGGCGGTCAGTCGCAGTCGGCCGTGTCTTTATCCGTGTATAAAGTGAGCGGCGGCAACATCGTGAACATCGAGCGGCAGGTGATGGAAATATTGGATCAAGTAAAGGGAGATATTTTGCCCGAAGGAATCGAATTTGAAGTCACGGAAAACATGGCTCAATATGTCAGAGAAGATCTGAGTCGATTGAGCGCGAACGGACTTTCCACTATCATTATTATAATAGTTTTGCTTTTGATATTTTTGGGTTGGCAAGAGGCTATTTTAACGGGTTTGGCCGTGCCCATGACTTTTTTAATCACTTTTATCTTTTTATATCAGTTCGGCTACACCATTAATTTTCTTTCTTTGTTCTCCTTGATTTTGGGTTTGGGCATGTTGGTGGATTGCTCCATTGTGGTGAGCGAAGGCATTAATAAATATAGAAACAGGGGAGTGCCGGTCAAAGAAGCGGTATATCGCACGATCGAAGAATTTCAGTGGCCGTTGATCGCGGGCACCTTGACCACGGTTTTCGCTTTTTTGCCCATGATGTTCGTGGGAGGCATCATCGGCAAATTCATTGAAAGCATTCCTTTCACCATCACCGTGGTTTTAATCGGTTCATTCGCGGTGTCGCTGGGATTTTTGACGACCATTTCCGCCAGAGTGATGAAGAATAAATTGCCCGTGCCGGAAATAAATTTTTTAAATAGTAAATTTCAGAAAAAAATCACCTTGGGAAATTTACGGGAGCGTTTGCTCGGCCCGTTTTATCGTTGGTATCAAAATAAAATAGAATCTTACATGCGAAGCAAAGCGAAAAGAACCGCGTTTATCATTGTTGTGTTGATCGCTTTTGTCGGCGCGGTCGCTTTGCCCGTGACGGGTTTGCTCGAAGTCAATATGTTCCCCATTTCGGATTATGAGTTGATTTACATTGATATGAAAATGCCGGCGGGCACGCCGCTGACCGTTACCGATCGGCAAGCGTTGGGAGTTGAGAATATTTTGTACGAGGATAATAGCGTGAAATCGTTTTTGACGGTCATCGGTTCGCAGTCCAGCGCGGGCAGTTTTGTCTCTGTGGATTCAAACACTTCCAATCAAGCTTATATTATCGTTAAATTGAAGGAAGAACGGGAAAAAACGAGCGCGCAAATAGCCGATGAGTATAATGAAAAGTTTAAATCTTTTACCAAACTCGATATTACCATTTCCTTGATGGACGAAGGTCCGCCCGCCGGCGCGCCGGTGGAAATAAAAATCATCGGACCAAAGCTTGAGGTGTTGGAATCTTTGGCGAAGGAATATGAAAAAATGTTGAATGAAATTCCCGGCACCAAAGCCGTCTCTTCTTCCGTTCAAGAATCTCCGGGTGAATTCGTTATTACGATCGATCGTTTGAAAGCTCAGCTGTACGGCGTCAGCACCATGCAGATCGCCGCCACTTTGAGAAACGCGATCAGCGGCACGAGCGCCACGGTGCTTCGAGAAGGCGGGGACGACATTGATGTGGTGGTTAAATACGATTTGGACGCCAACGGCGCCGGTGACAAGGCTCTTGATATAAACGCGATCGAGTCGATTGACATCGCCACTTTGTCCGGAGGCATTCCGATCAGCAGTTTCACCGATAGCGGCATAGGCTACAGCAGGCCGTCCATTTCTCATTTGGACGGAGACAGGATCATGACCGTTACTTCAGATGTTAAGGAAAGCGCGTCCGTGCAGGATATTTATGACAAGATTACGGAAAAGCAGGCCGCGCTGGTAATCCCAGAAGGTTATATTGTCAGCCAAGGCGGAGAGACCGAAGATATTCAGGAGTCATTCACCGATTTATTGTACGCTTTTGTCATCGGCGTGGTGATGATCGGCTCTTTGCTGGTCTTGCAATTCAAATCTTTCAGAAAAGTGGCTTTCATTTTGGTCACTATTCCTTTGGCCTTGATCGGGGTTTTGCCCGGATTGTTTTTGGTGAATATGCCTCTCAGTTTCCCGGCCGCGATCGGCTTGGTCGCTTTGGCCGGCGTCGTGGTCAACAACGCTATTTTCTTAATTGATAAAATCACTTCAAATATCGCCGTGGGCATGTCCAAACCGGACGCCATTGCCGACGCTTGCATGACCAGAGTTCGTCCCATTTTGCTGACAACGATCACCACGGTCTGCGGCATATTGCCTTTGGCCATGTCCGATTCCACTTGGGGGCCTCTGGGCTACTCGATCGTTTTCGGCTTAAGCTTTTCCATGGTGTTGACTTTGATGGTGGTGCCGATTTTGTACTTGAAGTTTGGCAGAGACAAGGAAGA
- a CDS encoding efflux RND transporter periplasmic adaptor subunit yields the protein MPEKKSYFAKFIIYIIILAVIGVFGFRIYQELNTEEVIEIETVRKVSLLNVDDFQKKNAQIEATGVVESLEQIDIKSELSSKAVKVNAAIGQEVHAGDVLVELNHADIDAQLAQAAATIERLESGVDQRVAGATDQEIARAAAAVAQATAILEQTKVGREQSKLMSEQRVSAVETALKIAENNLQKAADQDNSEIIDNAYKNLVNVLDSTVSTLASALTASDNIMGIDNTIINDVFEADLSQKSQVAWYAAIDSYNEAKKAKVEVAEMVSYLSYTSNHDDIDSVATYAVSAVETMTDHLADMTAMLNATSAVGHLTPTMLDGFKAGIGAARASVSGAASALSGAAAGVDNAKVADTAAQIAYQKAIKDLADAKEQAKNDLKSADASVAVQEASLAQAEAAYNLTVAGPRDVDLAGLLASVKEAKASVGLIQNNKNKAFIRAPFDGIISEVKITTGDLVSFGQMVVSLVNPGGLQLKVYLNEKEINMIGVGSAARIEDGIEGSVAKISPRVNPQTKKIETIIAMVGDNLPVKIGQYARAQIRINEELIHNNIYFLPLAAVKITSDQAYVYLFGQDGVVESLPVALGKVVGEMIEVNDGLFSGMEILESTRGIKDGQKVELN from the coding sequence ATGCCAGAGAAAAAATCATATTTCGCCAAATTCATCATTTATATTATCATTTTGGCCGTTATCGGCGTTTTCGGTTTTCGAATATATCAGGAATTGAATACTGAAGAAGTTATTGAAATAGAGACGGTGAGAAAGGTCTCATTGCTCAATGTCGACGATTTTCAGAAAAAGAACGCGCAAATCGAGGCCACGGGCGTGGTCGAATCCTTGGAACAGATAGATATAAAAAGCGAATTGTCTTCGAAAGCGGTAAAGGTAAACGCCGCAATCGGACAGGAAGTCCATGCGGGCGATGTTTTGGTTGAATTGAATCACGCGGACATTGACGCTCAGTTGGCTCAGGCCGCCGCGACCATTGAAAGATTGGAAAGCGGCGTTGATCAAAGAGTCGCCGGAGCTACGGATCAAGAAATCGCGCGAGCCGCGGCCGCCGTGGCTCAGGCGACCGCCATTTTGGAGCAAACGAAAGTTGGGCGGGAGCAATCGAAATTGATGTCCGAGCAAAGAGTCTCGGCCGTCGAGACCGCTTTGAAAATAGCCGAAAATAATTTGCAAAAAGCCGCGGATCAAGATAACAGCGAGATAATAGATAACGCTTATAAAAATTTGGTTAATGTTTTGGATTCGACGGTTTCCACTTTGGCTTCGGCGCTGACCGCTTCCGACAATATCATGGGTATTGATAACACCATTATCAATGATGTGTTCGAGGCGGATTTGAGCCAAAAAAGCCAAGTCGCCTGGTACGCGGCCATCGACAGTTATAATGAAGCCAAAAAAGCCAAGGTGGAAGTCGCGGAAATGGTTTCCTATTTGAGCTATACGAGCAATCATGATGACATTGATTCCGTGGCGACTTACGCCGTCTCGGCTGTGGAGACCATGACCGATCATTTGGCTGACATGACCGCCATGCTTAACGCCACTTCGGCCGTGGGTCACTTGACCCCGACCATGCTCGACGGTTTTAAGGCCGGCATAGGCGCCGCGCGAGCTTCGGTCTCGGGCGCCGCTTCGGCTTTGTCCGGCGCCGCGGCCGGCGTCGATAACGCCAAGGTCGCTGACACGGCCGCGCAAATCGCTTATCAGAAAGCGATCAAGGATTTGGCGGACGCCAAAGAACAAGCGAAAAATGATCTCAAGTCCGCCGATGCTTCCGTGGCGGTGCAAGAAGCTTCTCTCGCTCAGGCCGAGGCCGCTTATAATTTGACCGTGGCCGGTCCACGAGACGTTGATTTGGCCGGACTTCTTGCTTCGGTCAAAGAAGCGAAAGCGTCCGTCGGCCTGATTCAAAATAATAAAAACAAAGCTTTTATCAGAGCGCCTTTTGACGGAATTATTTCCGAGGTCAAAATAACAACGGGTGATTTGGTGTCATTCGGTCAAATGGTTGTTTCCTTGGTGAATCCCGGAGGGTTGCAATTGAAAGTTTATTTGAATGAAAAAGAAATAAATATGATCGGCGTGGGTTCCGCTGCCAGGATCGAAGACGGCATTGAAGGTTCGGTGGCCAAAATTTCGCCGAGAGTGAATCCTCAAACCAAAAAGATAGAAACGATTATCGCCATGGTCGGCGATAATCTGCCGGTCAAGATCGGGCAATACGCTCGAGCTCAAATAAGGATCAATGAAGAATTGATTCACAATAATATTTACTTTTTGCCGCTGGCCGCCGTGAAAATAACCTCCGACCAGGCTTATGTCTATTTGTTCGGCCAAGATGGCGTCGTGGAATCCTTGCCCGTGGCCTTGGGCAAAGTCGTCGGAGAGATGATTGAGGTGAATGACGGACTTTTTTCGGGCATGGAAATATTGGAATCCACCAGAGGAATCAAAGACGGACAAAAAGTCGAGTTGAATTAA
- a CDS encoding arginine decarboxylase, pyruvoyl-dependent, with the protein MFVPTKMFLTKGVGRHKDYLQSFEMSLRDAGIAEYNLVTVSSIFPPDCKRISRDEGKKFLKPGQIVFVVMARQAACEPNRLMCASIGLALPQDHNQHGYLSEHHSFGETAERAGDYAEDLAATMLATIVGLEFDSSAAWDEREQVYKSSGKIIRTSNITQSAEGHKDGLWTTVVAAAVLIF; encoded by the coding sequence ATGTTCGTTCCCACTAAAATGTTTTTAACCAAGGGTGTCGGCCGGCACAAAGATTATTTGCAGTCATTTGAAATGTCTTTGCGCGACGCCGGCATAGCGGAATATAATTTGGTGACCGTCAGCTCCATTTTTCCTCCCGATTGCAAACGTATTTCTCGAGATGAAGGAAAAAAATTTTTAAAACCGGGACAAATAGTTTTTGTCGTCATGGCCAGACAAGCCGCATGCGAGCCCAATCGTTTGATGTGCGCTTCCATCGGTTTGGCTTTGCCACAGGATCATAATCAACACGGTTATTTGTCAGAACATCATTCTTTCGGCGAGACGGCCGAGCGAGCCGGAGATTATGCCGAGGATTTGGCCGCCACCATGCTGGCCACGATAGTCGGTTTGGAGTTTGATTCCTCCGCGGCGTGGGATGAGCGGGAGCAAGTATATAAATCATCGGGCAAGATAATCAGAACCTCGAATATCACGCAGTCGGCCGAAGGCCACAAAGACGGTTTATGGACCACGGTGGTGGCCGCGGCCGTGCTCATATTTTAA
- a CDS encoding four helix bundle protein — MFDFEQFPVYQKAEFYYVKVLKILSDPKIDKNLKDQLKRASISIVLNIAEGAGKYSKNDKKNFYVVAKGSVNECVAIMRIMKIERLLDDDMFGKAYDDLEGIAKMLSGLIGAMLKR, encoded by the coding sequence ATGTTTGATTTTGAGCAATTTCCCGTTTATCAGAAAGCGGAATTCTATTATGTCAAAGTTTTGAAAATTCTTTCCGATCCCAAGATAGACAAAAATCTTAAAGATCAACTAAAAAGAGCTTCAATAAGCATTGTGTTAAATATTGCGGAAGGAGCCGGTAAATACAGCAAAAACGACAAGAAAAATTTTTACGTTGTGGCCAAAGGGTCGGTTAATGAATGCGTGGCCATCATGAGAATAATGAAGATCGAAAGATTGCTTGATGATGATATGTTTGGGAAAGCGTACGATGATTTGGAGGGCATTGCTAAAATGCTTTCTGGTCTTATTGGCGCTATGTTAAAAAGATAG
- the amrB gene encoding AmmeMemoRadiSam system protein B, which produces MKSNVFNIILVAVILLVSLQAGLLLIFISNNREADSIVEYDAMHYSFINDRNFYDQAYEQAAGQVNRPPSRVYAGIVPHHLIVKDKIAAFFLGIEDFDYETIILIGPNHYNAGYARRITSTAAWNTPYGVLLPDQDLIKAIIDNTEVKIEEAPFENEHGITGLVPFIKKSFPDAKIMPIIIKDTVTSLEAELLAKVIVRSVDPEKTLILASIDFSHDKQADQADIADELSNKAILSYDFDKIYSLELDSRPAVYFMLSYLKFMGIDGSERIFHTNSGKLLGKPDEPTTSHQIFYFY; this is translated from the coding sequence ATGAAATCAAATGTCTTCAACATAATTCTTGTCGCGGTAATCCTGCTTGTGTCTCTACAGGCAGGATTGCTTTTAATTTTCATAAGCAATAACCGGGAAGCCGATTCGATTGTCGAGTATGACGCGATGCATTATTCTTTTATCAATGACAGAAATTTTTACGACCAGGCATATGAGCAGGCCGCGGGTCAAGTCAATCGGCCGCCAAGCCGCGTTTACGCCGGTATTGTTCCGCATCATTTGATTGTCAAAGATAAAATCGCCGCTTTTTTTTTGGGCATCGAAGATTTTGACTATGAAACGATTATTTTAATCGGACCTAACCATTATAATGCCGGCTATGCCCGGAGAATAACCTCGACTGCCGCCTGGAACACGCCTTATGGCGTTCTTTTGCCGGATCAGGATTTGATCAAAGCAATTATAGATAATACTGAGGTAAAAATTGAAGAAGCGCCATTTGAAAATGAGCATGGGATTACCGGGCTTGTGCCTTTTATTAAAAAAAGTTTTCCGGACGCGAAAATAATGCCGATCATTATCAAAGATACTGTAACTTCGCTGGAAGCAGAATTATTGGCCAAGGTCATTGTGCGGTCAGTCGATCCGGAAAAAACCTTGATTTTAGCCAGTATTGATTTTTCTCACGATAAGCAGGCTGACCAGGCGGATATTGCTGATGAATTAAGCAATAAGGCGATTTTAAGTTATGATTTCGATAAAATTTACAGTTTGGAATTAGACTCTCGACCAGCTGTTTATTTTATGTTAAGCTATCTAAAGTTCATGGGCATCGACGGATCAGAGCGTATATTTCATACTAATTCCGGGAAACTGCTGGGTAAACCGGATGAGCCGACGACCAGTCATCAGATTTTTTACTTTTATTGA
- a CDS encoding nucleoside-diphosphate kinase codes for MTEKSLVLIKPDGVQRALVGEIISRFERSGLKIIGLKVVRATEDLAGEHYANDEAWMLSVGEKALKAAESRGDKMTETAMEIGRRVRNQLISYLTMSPIVAICVEGHNAVAKIRKLVGATSPQDAEPGTIRGDYSVDSYVLSDKSGRPIQNLIHASGAVDEADREIKVWFKDEELHDWQRVDEALIYRTVEK; via the coding sequence ATGACTGAAAAATCATTGGTCCTGATCAAGCCGGATGGAGTTCAGAGAGCTTTGGTCGGAGAAATCATCAGCCGTTTCGAACGCAGCGGTTTGAAAATAATCGGCTTGAAAGTGGTTCGCGCCACCGAAGATCTGGCCGGGGAGCATTATGCCAACGATGAAGCTTGGATGCTAAGCGTGGGGGAAAAAGCTTTGAAAGCCGCTGAGAGCCGGGGCGATAAAATGACCGAGACGGCCATGGAAATCGGCCGGCGCGTGCGCAATCAATTGATTTCATACTTAACCATGTCGCCGATCGTGGCGATTTGCGTTGAAGGTCATAACGCAGTGGCTAAAATCAGAAAATTGGTGGGCGCGACCAGTCCGCAGGATGCGGAACCGGGCACGATTCGGGGAGACTATTCCGTTGACTCATATGTTTTGTCCGACAAGTCCGGTCGGCCGATCCAAAACCTGATTCACGCTTCGGGCGCGGTTGACGAAGCGGACAGAGAAATAAAAGTTTGGTTTAAAGATGAAGAATTGCATGATTGGCAAAGAGTTGACGAGGCGTTGATTTATCGGACAGTGGAAAAATAA
- a CDS encoding MBL fold metallo-hydrolase, producing MRKNLKKITVSLLAAVLILMGLIIKEELTGFGVNSQASLPAESRLAVYFLDVGQGDASLIITPSAQKILIDGGPDTSVLDKLGANLSFFDRKIDAVVLTHPHADHLNGLIEVVKRYEVGKIYYTGAISNSPAFLEFLQIIKDKEITLEIVDTPRDLDFGDGAILKFIYPFEKKDIDEAGDLNDTSIVNRLVFGRKSFLFMGDAEIPVENKILNYEVDVASDIIKIGHHGSSSSSSEEFLTAVNPQYSVISVGENNSFGHPHLSVVRRLERLGIDIFRTDEDEQISIFSDGDNLEIFSGKSGGKPLQN from the coding sequence ATGCGAAAAAACTTAAAAAAAATAACGGTTAGTTTATTGGCCGCGGTATTGATTTTGATGGGCTTGATCATCAAAGAAGAATTGACCGGTTTCGGCGTCAATTCTCAAGCGTCGCTGCCCGCCGAAAGCAGGCTGGCGGTTTATTTTTTGGATGTCGGCCAAGGCGACGCCAGCTTGATCATCACTCCTTCGGCGCAAAAAATATTGATCGACGGCGGTCCGGATACTTCTGTTTTGGATAAGTTGGGAGCCAATTTGTCGTTTTTTGACCGAAAAATAGACGCCGTTGTCTTAACTCATCCGCACGCGGATCATTTGAACGGTTTGATTGAAGTCGTTAAAAGATATGAGGTGGGCAAGATTTATTACACGGGAGCGATCTCCAATTCCCCGGCATTTCTGGAATTTTTGCAAATTATCAAAGATAAAGAAATTACTTTGGAAATAGTCGATACGCCCCGAGATCTGGATTTCGGCGATGGCGCGATTTTAAAATTCATTTATCCTTTTGAGAAAAAAGATATTGATGAGGCCGGTGATTTGAATGATACTTCGATCGTGAATCGATTGGTTTTCGGCCGCAAAAGTTTTTTGTTCATGGGGGACGCTGAAATTCCCGTGGAGAATAAAATATTGAATTATGAAGTTGATGTCGCTTCCGATATTATAAAAATAGGCCATCATGGCAGTTCGAGTTCATCCTCCGAGGAATTTTTGACCGCGGTAAATCCGCAATACTCCGTTATTTCGGTCGGCGAAAACAATAGCTTCGGCCATCCGCATCTTTCCGTGGTTCGTCGTCTGGAGCGCCTGGGCATTGATATTTTCAGAACGGATGAAGACGAGCAAATTTCGATATTTTCCGATGGCGACAATTTGGAAATTTTCAGCGGCAAAAGCGGGGGAAAGCCTTTACAAAATTGA
- a CDS encoding ComEC/Rec2 family competence protein, with product MFKNFSLSKKFYLSLILFIAGICLASFGADLILLVVISGLMLGVLFSSYRLAAALAIIGLVSGFYWFGRFDPPMTENFIHYYNEEKVSFSGYIAQEVDQRADHQKLTVAATELNGKKTEGLVLVKVDSYPIYEFGQKVKIECLLKKPGLIDEFDYGRYLSGKKIFSTCYNPKMQILGKVDGHYFEKYLLKAKKYLLNKINLILPEPHASFLAGLLLGARKGIPSDLTDAFTRVGVTHIIAVSGYNITVVAAALANFLKAVFIGRKKAFYFSAAGVICFVFLCGMSAAVVRAAVMGLTIMAASQLGRKTKTGHVLILAVFVMAAINPKILFFDLGFQLSFLATIGLIYISKPMEKFFSWLPQKFALRENFSTTLAAIMATMPLIMYNFNRVSLIAPLANILILSVIPLAMLCGFIGLVISIISVELGQIVSWLTWLVEQYIISAVKYLSAIGWASVDVKFGLASMLFCYAIISVFIIFYAKKLKKNNG from the coding sequence ATGTTTAAAAATTTTTCACTGAGCAAAAAATTTTATTTATCGCTGATTTTATTTATCGCAGGAATTTGCTTGGCCAGTTTTGGCGCCGACTTGATTTTGCTTGTCGTCATTTCGGGTTTGATGCTTGGCGTCTTGTTCTCTTCGTACAGATTGGCCGCAGCGTTGGCGATTATCGGACTTGTTTCGGGTTTTTATTGGTTTGGCCGTTTTGATCCGCCGATGACCGAGAACTTTATTCATTATTACAATGAAGAAAAAGTCTCGTTTTCTGGCTATATCGCGCAAGAGGTCGATCAAAGAGCTGATCATCAGAAATTGACCGTGGCCGCGACCGAATTGAACGGCAAAAAAACGGAGGGTTTGGTTTTGGTCAAGGTGGACTCATACCCGATTTATGAATTCGGACAAAAAGTAAAGATCGAATGCTTGTTAAAGAAGCCGGGGTTGATCGATGAATTCGATTACGGCAGATATTTATCGGGCAAAAAGATTTTTTCAACTTGTTATAATCCGAAGATGCAAATATTGGGGAAAGTGGACGGGCATTATTTCGAAAAATATTTGCTTAAAGCGAAAAAGTATTTATTGAACAAAATAAATTTGATTTTGCCGGAGCCTCACGCTTCTTTTTTGGCCGGGTTGCTCTTGGGCGCCCGAAAGGGTATTCCGTCGGATTTGACCGACGCTTTCACTCGAGTCGGCGTCACGCACATCATTGCCGTTTCCGGCTATAACATCACGGTGGTGGCCGCGGCTTTGGCCAATTTTTTGAAAGCCGTTTTTATAGGCAGAAAAAAAGCGTTTTATTTTTCCGCGGCCGGCGTTATCTGTTTTGTTTTTTTGTGCGGAATGAGCGCGGCCGTGGTCAGAGCCGCGGTCATGGGGTTGACGATCATGGCCGCCTCGCAGCTGGGCAGAAAAACCAAAACCGGCCATGTTTTGATTCTCGCCGTGTTTGTCATGGCCGCGATCAATCCCAAAATACTTTTTTTCGATCTTGGCTTTCAGCTTTCTTTTTTGGCCACGATCGGCTTGATTTATATCTCGAAGCCGATGGAAAAGTTTTTTTCCTGGCTGCCGCAAAAGTTCGCGTTGCGAGAAAATTTTTCCACCACACTGGCGGCCATCATGGCCACCATGCCGCTGATAATGTATAATTTCAACAGGGTGTCTCTTATCGCTCCTCTGGCCAATATTCTGATTTTATCCGTAATCCCGCTGGCCATGTTGTGCGGTTTTATCGGCCTGGTCATCTCGATAATATCCGTTGAATTGGGGCAAATCGTCAGCTGGTTGACTTGGCTGGTCGAGCAATACATCATCAGCGCGGTTAAATATTTGTCAGCCATCGGCTGGGCGTCCGTTGATGTGAAATTCGGTTTGGCGTCCATGCTTTTTTGCTACGCGATAATTTCCGTCTTTATAATATTTTATGCGAAAAAACTTAAAAAAAATAACGGTTAG